Genomic DNA from Leptotrichia wadei:
AACAATATGGATTAAATTAGCATCCTCATATTTTCTAGGATTTTTGTTATAAAGCCCATCAATATCTGACAAAATAATTAATAAATCAGCATCAATCAATCCTGAAACGAGTGCAGACATAGTATCATTATCGCCAACCTTTATTTTTAGAGCATTTGATACAATTGCATCATTTTCATTTATAATTGGAATAATTTTTCTTTTCAAAAAGGCATTACAGACGTTTCTCATGTTCAAATATCTTTTTCTATTTGAAAATTCCTCTTTTGTCAATAAAAGTTGCCCAATTATTTTATTGTGCTCTTTAAAAAGTGTCTGATAAATCTGCATAAGCGAAACTTGTCCAACAGCTGATAACATCTGTTTTTCAGCCAAAGTTTTAGGTTTTTCATTTATGTTAAGAAGCCCCATTCCAGCACCAACCGCTCCGGAACTCACAAGAATCACATCATACCCCTTATTCTGTAAATTACTTAATTCCATTACAATTTTTTTTATCTTATCAATATTTAAACGTCCATCTTCAGTTGTAAGTGTTGATGTTCCTACTTTTACAACAATTCTTTGGACATTTCCTAATATTTCTTCTCTATTATTAATAGTTTTC
This window encodes:
- the proB gene encoding glutamate 5-kinase, with protein sequence MKTINNREEILGNVQRIVVKVGTSTLTTEDGRLNIDKIKKIVMELSNLQNKGYDVILVSSGAVGAGMGLLNINEKPKTLAEKQMLSAVGQVSLMQIYQTLFKEHNKIIGQLLLTKEEFSNRKRYLNMRNVCNAFLKRKIIPIINENDAIVSNALKIKVGDNDTMSALVSGLIDADLLIILSDIDGLYNKNPRKYEDANLIHIVGDINEDIKNMAGSEGSKFGTGGMITKIIAAEMVTKIGTSLVIASGDDPRNITRIVEKENIGTLFVKKNKKISLKKYWLAYGPNKEGALTIDDGAKTALKNGKSLLSVGIKSVEGSFDKGAVIEIENLEGKVIATGISNYSAEEINLIKGVKSENIEEILGYKYDDAVIHIDNVVVKK